In Lautropia mirabilis, one DNA window encodes the following:
- a CDS encoding pyruvate carboxylase, whose product MGDNNVGQGRRIRSVLVANRSEIAIRVMRAATELGLRTIGIYSHEDRFALHRTKADESYLVGQGQKPLQAYLDIAEVIRVAKQAGADAIHPGYGFLSENPELPRACAAAGIAFIGPTAEVMTRLGNKVAAREAAVAAGVPVMPATDPLPDDIEKCLELAAAIGYPLMLKASWGGGGRGMRAIETPEDLRVQLPVARRESKAAFGNDEVYLEKLVRRAHHVEVQVLGDLHGNVVHLFERDCSVQRRNQKVVERAPAPYLTDEQRAGLCEAALKLARAVNYTHAGTVEFLMDADTGKFYFIEVNPRVQVEHTVTEEVTGIDIVKAQIRITEGARIGQREDRVDAEGRVLELGSGVPAQEEIRLYGHALQCRITTEDPENGFTPDYGRMTAYRSAAGFGVRLDGGTAFSGAVITPYYDSLLVKVTTWGASQQEAIRRMDRALREFRIRGLATNLQFVENVIKHPDFGAGRVTTRFIDNTPELFDFTARRDRATRLLQYLGDVIVNGQPDMKGRAAPDLSHVQVRMPTQPDANVPPPAGNKQRLEALGAEGFARWMREQPQLLVTDTTLRDAHQSLFATRMRTHDMLPAAPVYANRLSQLLSLECWGGATFDVAFRFLKEDPWERLRKLRAAMPNMLLQMLLRASNAVGYTNYADNVVRHFVQQAAAQGIDVFRVFDSLNWVENMRVAIDAVRETGAICEGTLCYTADIFDTSRPKYNLSYYVNLARQLEKAGCHVLGIKDMAGVCRPRAAAELVRVLRQEVGLPIHFHTHDTSGASVATVMAAVAAGVDAVDGALDSMSGLTSQPSLNTIVAMLAGDPRDPKLDPQALRELADYFEGVRRFYSPFESEIRSGTADVYHHEMPGGQYTNLREQARAIGLEHRWPEVSKAYAEVNRLFGDIVKVTPTSKVVGDMAIMMVANDLTAEDVADPAREVAFPESVVSLFRGELGFPPDGFPEALGRKVLKDTPPAPYRPGDRIPPADMDAMRAQAEKEAGQPLAEHDLAAWLMYPKVLNTYWDHQRRYGDVAALPTSAFFYGLREHEEISVELDQGKALLISLQGTTAPDAEGYVRVFFEINGQPRTIRVRKADAESTAGSRPQAETGNPLHVGAPMPGMVVTVAVKPGQKVRTGDPLVSIEAMKMESQIRAERDGTVASVLVATGQTVAAHDLLLEYAAD is encoded by the coding sequence ATGGGTGACAACAACGTAGGCCAGGGCCGGCGGATCCGATCGGTGCTGGTGGCCAACCGCTCCGAGATCGCCATCCGCGTGATGCGTGCAGCCACCGAGCTGGGGCTGCGCACCATCGGCATCTATTCGCACGAGGACCGTTTTGCGCTGCATCGGACCAAGGCCGACGAGAGCTACCTGGTGGGGCAGGGGCAGAAGCCGCTGCAGGCCTACCTCGACATCGCCGAGGTCATCCGGGTGGCCAAGCAGGCCGGCGCCGATGCCATTCACCCGGGTTATGGCTTCCTGTCCGAGAACCCCGAGCTGCCGCGTGCCTGCGCCGCAGCGGGCATTGCCTTCATCGGGCCCACGGCCGAGGTAATGACCCGGCTGGGCAACAAGGTGGCGGCGCGTGAAGCGGCCGTGGCAGCCGGCGTGCCGGTGATGCCAGCCACTGATCCGCTGCCCGACGATATCGAGAAATGCCTGGAGCTGGCGGCTGCCATTGGCTACCCGCTGATGCTGAAGGCCAGCTGGGGCGGCGGCGGTCGCGGCATGCGTGCCATCGAGACACCGGAAGACCTGCGCGTGCAGCTGCCGGTGGCGCGGCGCGAGTCGAAGGCGGCCTTCGGCAATGACGAGGTGTACCTGGAGAAGCTGGTGCGCCGTGCGCACCACGTCGAGGTCCAGGTGCTGGGCGACCTGCATGGCAATGTGGTGCACCTGTTCGAGCGCGACTGCTCGGTGCAGCGGCGCAACCAGAAGGTGGTGGAGCGCGCGCCCGCACCGTATCTGACCGATGAGCAGCGTGCGGGGCTGTGCGAGGCGGCGCTGAAGCTGGCTCGTGCGGTCAACTACACCCACGCCGGCACGGTCGAGTTCCTGATGGACGCCGATACCGGCAAGTTCTACTTCATCGAGGTCAACCCGCGCGTGCAGGTCGAGCACACCGTCACCGAGGAAGTGACGGGCATCGACATCGTGAAGGCGCAGATCCGCATCACGGAAGGCGCACGCATCGGCCAGCGTGAAGACCGTGTCGATGCCGAGGGCAGGGTGCTGGAGCTGGGCTCGGGCGTGCCGGCTCAGGAAGAGATCCGCCTCTACGGCCACGCGCTGCAGTGCCGCATCACCACCGAAGACCCCGAGAACGGCTTCACGCCCGACTATGGCCGGATGACGGCCTACCGCAGTGCGGCCGGCTTCGGGGTACGCCTGGACGGCGGCACCGCTTTCAGCGGCGCGGTCATCACGCCTTACTACGATTCGCTGCTGGTCAAGGTCACGACCTGGGGCGCCTCGCAGCAGGAGGCCATCCGCCGGATGGACCGGGCGCTGCGCGAGTTCCGCATCCGCGGCCTGGCCACCAACCTGCAGTTCGTCGAGAACGTCATCAAGCACCCGGACTTCGGGGCAGGGCGCGTCACCACCCGCTTCATCGACAACACGCCGGAGCTCTTCGACTTCACCGCACGGCGCGACCGGGCCACACGCCTGCTGCAGTATCTGGGCGATGTCATCGTCAACGGTCAGCCCGACATGAAGGGACGTGCGGCGCCGGATCTGAGCCATGTGCAGGTGCGCATGCCGACGCAGCCGGATGCGAATGTGCCGCCGCCGGCAGGCAACAAGCAGCGCCTGGAGGCCCTGGGCGCCGAGGGCTTTGCCCGCTGGATGCGGGAGCAGCCCCAGCTGCTGGTTACCGACACCACGCTGCGCGATGCGCACCAGTCGCTGTTTGCCACCCGCATGCGCACGCACGACATGCTGCCGGCGGCGCCGGTCTATGCCAACCGGCTGTCGCAGCTGCTGTCGCTGGAGTGCTGGGGGGGGGCCACGTTTGATGTGGCCTTCCGCTTCCTGAAGGAAGACCCGTGGGAGCGCCTGCGCAAGCTGCGCGCCGCCATGCCCAACATGCTGCTGCAGATGCTCCTGCGGGCATCCAACGCGGTGGGCTACACCAACTATGCCGACAACGTGGTGCGCCACTTCGTGCAGCAGGCCGCTGCGCAGGGCATCGATGTGTTCCGGGTGTTCGATTCGCTCAACTGGGTCGAGAACATGCGGGTGGCCATCGATGCGGTGCGCGAGACCGGCGCCATCTGCGAGGGCACGCTCTGCTACACGGCCGACATCTTCGACACCTCGCGGCCCAAGTACAACCTGTCCTATTACGTGAACCTGGCCCGCCAGCTGGAAAAGGCCGGCTGTCACGTGCTGGGCATCAAGGACATGGCGGGGGTGTGCCGTCCGCGTGCGGCGGCCGAACTCGTGCGGGTGCTGCGCCAGGAAGTCGGGCTGCCCATACATTTCCATACCCATGACACCAGTGGGGCCTCGGTGGCCACGGTGATGGCGGCCGTGGCGGCTGGCGTGGATGCCGTGGATGGGGCGCTGGATTCGATGAGCGGGCTCACCTCGCAGCCCAGCCTCAACACCATCGTGGCCATGCTGGCCGGTGATCCGCGCGATCCGAAGCTTGACCCGCAGGCGCTGCGCGAGCTGGCCGACTACTTCGAGGGCGTGCGGCGCTTCTACTCGCCGTTCGAGTCCGAGATTCGCAGCGGCACGGCCGATGTCTACCACCACGAGATGCCTGGCGGGCAGTACACGAACCTGCGCGAGCAGGCGCGTGCCATCGGTCTGGAGCATCGCTGGCCGGAGGTCTCGAAGGCCTATGCCGAGGTCAACCGGCTGTTCGGCGACATCGTGAAGGTCACGCCCACCTCCAAGGTGGTGGGGGACATGGCCATCATGATGGTGGCCAACGACCTGACGGCCGAGGACGTGGCCGATCCGGCCCGCGAGGTCGCCTTCCCCGAGAGCGTCGTGTCGCTGTTCAGGGGCGAGCTGGGCTTCCCTCCCGACGGCTTCCCCGAGGCCCTGGGCCGCAAGGTGCTGAAGGACACGCCGCCCGCGCCCTACCGGCCGGGGGACCGCATCCCGCCGGCTGACATGGACGCCATGCGCGCCCAGGCCGAGAAGGAAGCGGGCCAGCCGCTGGCCGAGCACGACCTGGCGGCCTGGCTGATGTATCCGAAGGTGCTCAACACCTACTGGGATCATCAGCGGCGCTATGGCGACGTGGCGGCACTGCCCACGTCAGCCTTCTTCTACGGCCTGCGTGAACACGAGGAAATCTCGGTCGAGCTGGACCAGGGCAAGGCGCTGCTGATCAGCCTGCAGGGCACCACCGCGCCCGATGCCGAGGGCTATGTGCGGGTCTTCTTCGAGATCAACGGCCAGCCGCGCACCATCCGTGTACGCAAGGCCGATGCCGAGTCCACCGCCGGTTCGCGTCCGCAGGCCGAGACCGGCAATCCGCTGCATGTGGGTGCTCCGATGCCGGGCATGGTGGTGACGGTGGCCGTCAAGCCGGGCCAGAAGGTCCGGACTGGTGATCCGCTTGTGTCCATCGAGGCCATGAAGATGGAGTCGCAGATCCGGGCCGAGCGTGACGGCACGGTGGCCTCCGTGCTGGTGGCGACCGGGCAGACGGTGGCAGCGCATGATCTGCTGCTGGAGTACGCGGCCGACTGA
- a CDS encoding S8 family serine peptidase encodes MKTRHLPVRHLATPLLLSLLAACGGGGANPSANLVSAPVNGTQAGGAGGNGSKPGVAPGTNGTGSAGSGQAGGHQPGSSNPAGNGSQPGAGTSGNHGGSSDSPRERVSWAGCKLNYFRGGPAVADRTGSDPNQTRQWYLTNTGSLPGFSTDGMVAGEDLRVQGAWDQGMRGEGIRIAVIDDALEVTHEDLRANVVAGSHNYRRLSPNAKTIAGHADYPMPCTEDNDHGTQVGGVIAARDGNGIGVSGVAPRAGLVGFNALANSLTEDALDALVRDIDRNHVYNNSWGAADIGHFFAPDNKAAFDSTLNDGLSKGRDGLGVIYTFAAGNGAFDGDYSSMDGTVSARGIVTVCATNAAGTRAPYSERGPNLTVCAPSADLSRTLGIEGAPTLPDVSTTALQNQYTDSFNGTSAATPMVSGVVALMLQANPKLTWRDVPLILARSARQVDAKSSGWRSHNSPIVEGQPGAYDTLRYHHDYGFGVVNADAAVKLSRNWQSVGGSSTQKQCGPFTTRVNAPIPEADAVATNPVRKSQAEAFRKALIEAGNRIDYNQAAANGLTSTVSVPESCQITHIEHIEVTLTASNADGSDEHPSAGDLHITLQSPLGSVSTLSVPHPCQLPTDNGSMQIGPCQGLQNYPFGVRRHLEEPVAQGSNRNWTLSATDRVAGETGRLKDWSITFYGR; translated from the coding sequence ATGAAGACACGACACCTGCCTGTGCGCCACCTGGCCACCCCGCTGCTGCTGTCCCTGCTGGCTGCCTGTGGCGGAGGCGGTGCGAACCCATCTGCCAACCTGGTGTCTGCCCCGGTCAACGGCACGCAGGCCGGGGGGGCGGGCGGCAACGGTTCGAAGCCCGGGGTGGCTCCAGGCACGAACGGCACGGGCAGCGCAGGAAGCGGCCAGGCCGGTGGCCATCAGCCCGGCAGCAGCAATCCGGCAGGCAACGGCAGCCAGCCGGGCGCAGGCACGTCGGGCAACCACGGCGGCTCTTCTGACTCGCCCCGCGAGCGCGTCAGCTGGGCGGGCTGCAAGCTGAACTACTTCCGCGGCGGCCCGGCCGTGGCCGACAGGACCGGATCCGACCCGAATCAGACCCGCCAGTGGTACCTGACGAACACCGGCAGCCTGCCCGGCTTCTCGACCGACGGCATGGTGGCTGGCGAGGACCTGCGCGTGCAGGGCGCCTGGGACCAGGGGATGCGGGGTGAAGGCATCCGCATTGCCGTCATCGACGACGCCCTGGAAGTGACGCACGAGGACCTGCGTGCCAACGTGGTGGCCGGCAGCCACAACTACCGGCGCCTGTCCCCGAATGCCAAGACCATTGCCGGACACGCCGACTACCCGATGCCCTGCACGGAAGACAACGACCACGGCACCCAGGTAGGCGGCGTGATTGCAGCGCGCGACGGCAACGGCATCGGCGTCTCGGGCGTGGCACCCCGCGCCGGGCTGGTGGGCTTCAATGCGCTGGCCAACAGCCTGACCGAAGACGCGCTGGATGCGCTGGTGCGCGACATCGACCGCAACCACGTCTACAACAACAGCTGGGGCGCCGCCGACATCGGGCACTTCTTTGCCCCGGACAACAAGGCCGCCTTCGACAGCACGCTGAATGACGGCCTGAGCAAGGGACGTGACGGACTGGGCGTGATCTACACCTTCGCGGCCGGCAACGGCGCCTTCGATGGCGATTACTCCTCCATGGACGGCACGGTCAGCGCCCGGGGCATCGTGACGGTCTGCGCCACCAATGCCGCCGGCACGCGTGCGCCGTACAGTGAGCGCGGCCCCAACCTGACGGTCTGTGCCCCATCGGCCGACCTGAGCCGGACACTGGGAATCGAGGGAGCCCCCACCCTGCCCGACGTGTCCACCACCGCACTGCAGAACCAGTACACCGACAGCTTCAACGGCACCTCGGCAGCCACGCCGATGGTCTCGGGCGTGGTGGCGCTGATGCTGCAGGCCAACCCCAAACTCACCTGGCGTGATGTGCCGCTGATCCTGGCACGTTCCGCCCGACAGGTGGATGCCAAGTCCAGCGGCTGGCGCAGCCACAACAGCCCGATCGTCGAGGGGCAGCCTGGCGCCTACGACACGCTGCGCTACCACCACGACTACGGTTTCGGTGTCGTCAATGCCGATGCCGCCGTGAAGCTGAGCCGCAACTGGCAGAGCGTGGGCGGCAGCAGCACGCAGAAACAGTGCGGTCCGTTCACGACCCGGGTCAACGCCCCGATCCCGGAAGCCGATGCCGTGGCGACCAATCCCGTCCGGAAGAGCCAGGCGGAAGCGTTCCGGAAGGCGCTGATCGAGGCGGGCAACCGGATCGACTACAACCAGGCGGCGGCCAACGGTCTGACCTCCACCGTCAGTGTGCCGGAAAGCTGCCAGATCACGCATATCGAGCACATCGAGGTGACGCTCACCGCCTCCAATGCCGATGGCAGCGACGAGCACCCCAGCGCGGGCGACCTGCACATCACCCTGCAGAGTCCGCTGGGCAGCGTCAGCACCCTGAGCGTGCCCCACCCCTGCCAGCTTCCCACCGATAACGGTTCGATGCAGATCGGCCCCTGCCAGGGCCTGCAGAACTACCCCTTCGGCGTTCGCCGTCACCTGGAAGAGCCGGTGGCCCAGGGCAGCAACAGGAACTGGACCCTCTCGGCAACCGACCGTGTGGCTGGAGAAACCGGTCGGCTGAAGGACTGGAGCATCACCTTCTACGGTCGATAA
- a CDS encoding HU family DNA-binding protein has product MNKSELIDTISSEADISKAAAERALTSAMNAIMKAVAEGDRVTLVGFGTFHASKRASRTGLNPRTGEKIEIAAANVPKFTPGAAFKDAANKAQ; this is encoded by the coding sequence ATGAATAAAAGTGAACTGATCGATACGATCTCCAGCGAAGCCGACATCAGCAAGGCCGCCGCAGAACGGGCCCTCACCTCGGCCATGAACGCCATCATGAAGGCCGTTGCCGAGGGTGACCGCGTTACCCTGGTGGGCTTTGGCACCTTCCACGCCAGCAAGCGCGCCAGCCGTACCGGCCTGAATCCGCGTACCGGCGAGAAGATCGAGATCGCCGCGGCCAACGTGCCCAAGTTCACCCCTGGCGCCGCCTTCAAGGACGCCGCCAACAAGGCGCAGTAA
- a CDS encoding S8 family serine peptidase, translated as MTPPTLSLSLRTVPLLLAALLASCGGGSEDSGGASSNTPYQGTLLNGTNCTVRYYAQSQPSQRAGTDPLYLTQWYLKNTGRLSGYSGLAAGEDLQVENVWASGLRGENIRVAVVDDALEVTHQDLAPNVVEGASYNYVSDGSWQRGSPWPLPCTSSQTHGTAVGGVVAARDSNGLGGRGVAPRASLVGYNALANDQDSEVLDALVRDQGKNHIYNNSWGAEDDGHFNTPASRSAQVGTILNGLRNGRNGLGSIYTFAGGNGGANGDYSVLDGNVSMLGTIPVCGTNAAGKRAPYSEPGPNLIVCAPSSDMGQAKGSSLPDVTTTTLQNQYTAKFNGTSAATPMISGVIALMLQANPNLTWRDVPLVLARSARQVDPTNAGWTSYGGYHYNHEYGFGVADATAAVQLARSWQSVGGSSTLRQCGPYSATVNQAIPETTPVSDAVLENPFADASGLSKAAVNGVTSRISAAGCGIQHIEHVEVVLTATDDTGARAHPSAGDLQITLTSPAGQTSTLTTPHLCYNISGQQTNCQGLVDFSFGLSRHLEEPAISGTSSDWTLAAADRRTGNTGRLRNWSITLYGR; from the coding sequence ATGACTCCTCCCACCCTTTCCCTGTCCCTCAGAACCGTCCCGCTGCTGCTTGCCGCCCTGCTGGCGTCCTGCGGCGGCGGCTCCGAAGATTCGGGCGGGGCGTCCAGCAACACGCCCTACCAAGGCACGCTGCTCAACGGCACCAACTGCACGGTGCGCTACTACGCGCAGTCACAACCCAGCCAGCGCGCAGGGACCGACCCGCTCTATCTCACCCAGTGGTATCTGAAGAACACCGGCCGCCTGAGCGGCTATTCCGGCCTGGCTGCGGGCGAGGACCTGCAGGTCGAGAATGTCTGGGCCAGCGGCCTTCGGGGCGAGAACATCCGTGTGGCCGTGGTGGATGACGCCCTGGAGGTGACCCACCAGGATCTGGCCCCCAACGTGGTGGAAGGCGCCAGCTACAACTATGTGAGCGATGGCAGCTGGCAACGCGGCAGTCCCTGGCCGCTGCCCTGCACGTCAAGCCAGACCCACGGCACCGCCGTGGGCGGCGTGGTGGCAGCCCGCGACAGCAACGGCCTGGGCGGCCGGGGCGTGGCACCACGTGCCAGCCTGGTGGGCTACAACGCCCTGGCCAACGACCAGGACAGCGAGGTTCTGGATGCTCTGGTACGTGACCAGGGCAAGAACCATATCTACAACAACAGCTGGGGCGCCGAAGACGACGGCCACTTCAACACGCCCGCCTCGCGCTCGGCCCAGGTGGGCACCATTCTCAACGGCCTGCGCAACGGCCGCAACGGACTGGGCTCCATCTACACCTTTGCCGGCGGCAACGGTGGCGCCAATGGCGACTACTCGGTGCTGGACGGCAACGTGAGCATGCTGGGCACCATCCCGGTCTGCGGCACCAATGCGGCTGGCAAGCGAGCCCCCTACAGCGAACCGGGCCCCAACCTCATCGTCTGCGCGCCGTCCAGCGACATGGGCCAGGCAAAAGGCAGCAGCCTGCCGGACGTGACCACCACGACGCTGCAGAACCAGTACACGGCCAAGTTCAATGGAACCTCGGCCGCCACCCCAATGATCTCGGGCGTCATCGCCCTGATGCTGCAGGCCAACCCCAACCTCACCTGGCGCGACGTGCCGCTGGTGCTGGCCCGAAGCGCCCGTCAGGTGGATCCGACCAATGCCGGCTGGACCAGCTATGGCGGCTACCACTACAACCATGAGTACGGGTTCGGCGTGGCTGACGCCACAGCCGCCGTGCAACTGGCCCGCAGCTGGCAGAGCGTGGGCGGCAGCAGCACGCTGCGGCAGTGCGGCCCCTACAGCGCCACGGTCAACCAGGCCATTCCCGAGACCACCCCGGTTTCCGACGCAGTGCTTGAAAACCCGTTCGCCGACGCTAGCGGCCTGAGCAAGGCCGCCGTCAACGGGGTCACCTCCCGGATCAGTGCTGCCGGCTGCGGCATCCAGCACATCGAACACGTCGAAGTGGTCCTGACGGCCACCGACGACACCGGTGCCCGTGCCCACCCCAGCGCCGGTGACCTGCAGATCACGCTGACCAGCCCCGCCGGACAGACCAGCACGCTGACCACGCCGCACCTCTGCTACAACATCAGCGGCCAGCAGACCAACTGCCAGGGCCTGGTGGACTTCAGTTTCGGCCTCAGCCGCCACCTGGAGGAGCCTGCCATCAGCGGCACCAGCAGCGACTGGACCCTGGCCGCCGCCGACCGTCGCACCGGCAATACCGGCCGGCTGAGAAACTGGTCGATCACCCTCTACGGACGGTGA
- a CDS encoding S8 family serine peptidase yields the protein MRKTPIAQALTLGFSTLLLSACGGGGSDDSASPHITALQIGDLVLERPARPVDLSPQRAVEERVQEQTPPATSRPAPQPQAPAAALTSPAPAPAPSGSGAGTSPSPRPVQPVVAPAPSPAPTQGTQGQASPAPAPVPGGSGTSAGASPSPVQPVVAPASSPAPTQGTQGQATPAPAPRPAPGPSTDSGASSASPAATPAPAPVASLALDAATLATLPAQLGWTNCALKYPRPQAAPVSKAGADTYLSLQWHLENTGPLPGFPSMKAGEDLRVKPVWNAGLRGEGIRVAVLDDGLEVTHEDLWPNVVTGSRNYRTEAGMLGLSASSGGKIAGLHDFPMPCSNDDTHGTSVAGLIAARDGNGTGVSGVAPRAQLVGLNILASNFVADTLDALSRDLNRNHVYNNSWGPTDNGHLATPEPDWSSYNDTLRNGLKTGRNGLGAIYVFSGGNGAIQTDYSSLDGGVSAMGIVNVCATNAMGKRAPYSERGANLTVCAPSADATDDQQPEVTTTSVRNDYTHTFNGTSASAPMVSGVIALMLQANPKLTWRDVPLILARTARKVDEQDGGWRDYRSPLGNAQGLYDVLHYSHHYGFGVANADAAVRLARNWKSVGGSDTLKTCGPYTTTVNASIPETGIVTQQGADQTARSTKDNSQARTYFGALYQLSNTLDYQMAPANGLRSAVEIPAECDIRHIEHVDVKVTVTAADGQGTHPNTGDLQMALQSPLGTVSTLMLPHACTDLNTAAFGAPELLVERCGGLSNFTFGVRRHLEEPVASSNSRNWELVTADRVQGGEGQLKDWSITFYGR from the coding sequence ATGCGCAAGACGCCCATCGCCCAGGCCCTGACCCTTGGCTTCTCCACCTTGCTGCTGAGCGCGTGTGGTGGAGGCGGCTCGGATGATTCCGCATCCCCTCACATCACCGCCCTCCAGATCGGCGACCTGGTGCTGGAACGTCCTGCCCGACCGGTGGACCTGAGCCCGCAACGCGCTGTGGAAGAAAGAGTCCAGGAACAGACGCCACCGGCCACGTCACGCCCCGCCCCGCAACCCCAGGCTCCCGCAGCGGCGCTCACGTCGCCAGCCCCTGCCCCTGCGCCCAGCGGTTCCGGCGCTGGCACCAGCCCGAGCCCAAGACCCGTTCAACCGGTCGTGGCACCCGCCCCCAGTCCGGCGCCGACCCAGGGCACACAAGGCCAGGCCTCTCCGGCCCCCGCCCCCGTGCCTGGCGGTTCCGGTACCAGCGCGGGAGCCAGCCCGAGCCCCGTTCAGCCCGTCGTGGCACCAGCCTCCAGCCCGGCGCCGACCCAGGGCACGCAGGGCCAGGCCACTCCGGCACCCGCCCCTCGCCCCGCTCCAGGCCCCAGCACCGACTCCGGAGCCTCCAGCGCGTCTCCTGCGGCAACGCCTGCACCGGCCCCCGTCGCCAGCCTGGCGCTGGATGCCGCCACCCTGGCCACATTGCCCGCCCAGCTGGGCTGGACGAACTGCGCCCTGAAATACCCGCGCCCTCAGGCCGCTCCCGTTTCCAAGGCGGGTGCCGACACCTATCTGTCGCTCCAGTGGCACCTGGAGAATACCGGTCCCCTGCCCGGCTTCCCCAGCATGAAGGCGGGCGAGGACCTGCGCGTGAAACCGGTCTGGAACGCAGGTCTGCGCGGTGAAGGCATCCGCGTGGCGGTGCTGGATGATGGACTGGAAGTGACGCACGAAGACCTGTGGCCCAACGTCGTGACCGGCAGCCGCAACTACCGCACCGAAGCGGGCATGCTCGGTCTGTCCGCCTCCAGCGGCGGCAAGATTGCCGGCCTGCATGACTTCCCCATGCCGTGCAGCAACGATGACACGCACGGCACCTCGGTGGCAGGCCTGATCGCCGCCCGCGACGGCAATGGCACCGGCGTCTCGGGCGTGGCACCACGCGCCCAGCTGGTGGGTCTCAACATCCTGGCCTCCAACTTCGTGGCCGACACGCTGGATGCCCTGTCACGCGATCTGAACCGGAACCACGTCTACAACAACAGCTGGGGCCCCACGGACAACGGACACCTGGCCACGCCGGAACCCGACTGGTCGAGCTACAACGACACGTTGCGCAACGGGCTGAAGACAGGCCGCAACGGCCTGGGTGCCATCTACGTCTTTTCCGGCGGCAACGGGGCCATCCAGACCGACTATTCGTCGCTGGACGGCGGCGTGAGCGCGATGGGCATCGTCAACGTCTGCGCCACCAACGCCATGGGCAAGCGTGCGCCCTACAGCGAGCGGGGCGCCAACCTGACGGTCTGTGCCCCGTCCGCCGACGCGACGGACGACCAGCAGCCGGAAGTGACCACCACCTCGGTGCGGAACGACTATACCCACACGTTCAACGGCACCTCGGCCTCTGCCCCCATGGTCTCGGGCGTCATTGCACTGATGCTGCAGGCCAACCCGAAACTGACCTGGCGCGACGTCCCTCTGATTCTGGCGCGCACGGCCCGCAAGGTGGATGAACAGGATGGCGGCTGGCGTGATTACCGCAGCCCGCTGGGCAACGCCCAGGGCCTGTACGACGTGCTGCACTACAGCCACCACTACGGCTTCGGCGTGGCCAATGCAGACGCAGCCGTGCGACTGGCGCGGAACTGGAAGAGCGTGGGCGGAAGCGACACGCTCAAGACCTGCGGCCCCTACACCACGACCGTGAATGCCTCCATTCCCGAAACCGGGATCGTGACCCAGCAGGGCGCCGACCAGACGGCCAGAAGCACGAAGGACAACAGCCAGGCCCGCACCTATTTCGGTGCGCTCTACCAGCTGAGCAACACGCTGGACTATCAGATGGCCCCGGCCAACGGCCTGCGATCCGCCGTCGAGATTCCGGCTGAATGCGACATCCGCCACATCGAGCACGTCGACGTAAAAGTGACAGTCACCGCTGCCGATGGCCAGGGCACTCACCCCAACACCGGTGATCTGCAGATGGCCCTGCAAAGCCCGCTGGGCACGGTCAGCACGCTGATGCTTCCCCACGCCTGTACCGATCTGAACACCGCGGCCTTCGGCGCTCCCGAGCTACTGGTGGAGCGTTGCGGCGGCCTGAGCAACTTCACCTTTGGCGTTCGCCGCCATCTGGAAGAACCGGTGGCCAGCAGCAACAGCCGGAACTGGGAACTGGTGACGGCCGACCGCGTGCAAGGTGGCGAGGGACAGCTGAAGGACTGGAGCATCACCTTCTACGGACGCTGA